From the Bacillota bacterium genome, the window GCGAGTGGTCTTCAACGAGGAGAGGTGTAAGGCGTGCGAGCTGTGCGTCGCGGTCTGCCCGAGGAAGATCATTAACCTCTCCGAGCGCATCAACCGGATGGGTTTCAGGTCGGCCGAGGTCCGGGAGCAGGACAAGTGCACGAGCTGCACGCTTTGCGCCAGGATGTGTCCACACATCGCCATCGAGGTCTACAGGGAAGGGGGCGCCGCGGTTGGCTGATCTTGCGCTGATGAAGGGCAATGAGGCCGTGGGCGAGGCCGCCGTCAGGGCGGGGTGCCGGTACTTCTTCGGGTATCCCATAACGCCCCAGAACGAGATCCCCGAGTACATGTCGAGGCGGCTTCCGGCGGTCGGTGGCGTATTCCTGCAGGCCGAGAGCGAGGTAGCGGCGATCAACATGGTGTACGGCGCGGCGGGGGCCGGCGCGAGGGTAATGACCTCGTCGTCCGGGCCGGGGATAAGCCTTAAATCGGAGGGCATATCGTACATCGCCGCGGCGGAACTTCCGTGCGTCATCGTCAACATGGTCCGCGGCGGCCCGGGGCTCGGAAGCATCCAGCCCGCCCAGTCGGATTACTTCCAGGCCACCAAAGGCGGCGGCCACGGCGATTACAGGCTGGTCGTGCTGGCGCCGGCGTCGGTCCAGGAAATGGTGGACCTCGTGATGGACGCGTTCGACGTCGCGGACGAATACCGGAACCCCGTCATGATCATGGGCGACGGGATACTCGGCCAGATGATGGAGCCGGTTGAGTTCAAGGAACGGCCGTTCTCAGCCCCGCGGGAGAAACCGTGGGCCACGACCGGCGCGAATGGGAGGGCCGCCAACCTCATCAACTCCCTGTACATCGACCCTGAGGTACTGGAGAAGCACAACCTACACCTGGCCGAGAAATACCGTACGATCTCCGGCAAGGAGGTCAGGTACGAAGTCGTCGACCCGGGCGATTCCGAGTACTTCCTCGTGGCGTACGGCACCACCTCGCGGATATGCCGCTCGGTGATGCAGAAGGCGCGCGAGACCGGGATCAGGGCGGGCCTCATAAGGCCCATCACCCTCTGGCCGTTCCCGTACAAGGCGTTGGAAGAGGCGACGCGAAGGGCGAAGGGGTTCCTGACCGTGGAGATGAGTTGCGGCCAGATGGTCGAGGACGTACGGCTTGCGGTGTGCGGGCGGGCACCGGTGCGCTTCTATGGCAGGACAGGCGGGATGATCCCGCAGCCCCAGGCAATCCTGGAGCAGCTTGTGAGCCTCGTGGAAGGGGGTGTGTGACGTGGAGAAGGTGTTCGAGCGGCCACGCTGCATGAAAGACGTCGTCATGCACTACTGCCCCGGGTGTACGCACGGCATAGCGCACAGGCTGGTGGGCGAGGTAATCGACGAGCTCGGGATTGCCGCGAAGACGATAGGCATTTCGCCCGTCGGGTGCGCGGTATTCGCGTACAACTACTTCAACGTCGACTTCCAGCAGGCCGCGCACGGTCGCGCTCCGGCTGTGGCCACCGGCATCAAGCGCGTGCTGCCCGACAGGGTCGTGTTTTCGTACCAGGGTGACGGGGACCTCGCGTCTATCGGTACGGCGGAGATAGTCCACGCCGCGGCCAGGGGCGAGAAGATCACCGTGGTATTCATCAACAACGCGGTATATGGCATGACGTCCGGCCAGATGGCGCCGACCACGCTGCTTGGGCAGGTCACGACCACGACACCGGGCGGCAGGGACCCGTCGAGGGCGGGTTACCCGATCAGGATCGCGGAGATGCTTGCGACGCTGGACGGCGCCGCGTACATCGCCAGGGTCTCGCTGCACAACCCGGCCAACGTGGCGAGGGCGCGGCGGGCTATCCTCAAGGCGTTCAAGGTGCAGATGCTCGATCTCGGATTCTCCCTGGTCGAAGTGCTATCCATCTGCCCGACCAACTGGGGACTCGCGCCCCAGGCCTCCCTGAAGTGGGTCGAGGAAATGATGATACCCACGTTCACGCTCGGGGAACTCAAATCGCCGGCGGAGGTGGGATAGATGGTCCACGAGATCGTCATCGCGGGTTTCGGCGGGCAGGGGGTCATGTCGATGGGGACCCTGCTTGCGTACGCGGGCATGCTGCAGGGGAAGAAGGTGTCCTGGATACCGTCGTACGGGCCGGAGATGCGCGGCGGGACCGCGAACTGCTCGGTGGTCGTCTCCGACGAGGAGATCGTGTCGCCGGTCGTGAGCGAGCCCACGGCGGGGATCATGATGAACCTGCCGTCTCTAGACAAATTCGAGACTGCGATAAGGACGGGCGGCCTGCTCATAGTGAACAGTTCCATGGTTAACAGGAGGCCGGCGAGGACCGACCTGAAGGTGCTCGAGATCCCGGCGAACGACATCGCTTTCGAACTCGGAAACGACAAGGTAGCAAACATGGTCGTCCTGGGGGCTTTCCTGGAGATGACCAACGCCGTCAGGCCCGACCTGGTCGTAGAGTCCCTGAAGAAAGCGTTGCCGCCGCACCGGCACTCGTTGATCCCCGTCAACCAGCAGGCGCTGGAAAGGGGAAGGGATTTCGTAAGGGCGCAGGCTGCGGGTGGAGCAGCGTAGACCCAGGCCGCCCCCACCAACTTGCTGGAAGGGCTTTACCATGCTAGAATATGGCTAGATGCCCATTCAGCGGGTCCTGGGGGTAGAGAGCGTGCAGGATGCCCCGAGAGTAACTGTCACGGTGGACGAAATCGAGGCGCTCCTTTCGAGGTTACCCGGGGTTATGTCCTCCCGGGTAGTGGTGAACAACTGGGGGGCAATAGAGGAAATCCACATCCTGGCGAATACCGACAGGAATCCCAAGCAGCTGGTGAGGGATGTCGAGAGTTCGCTGGCGGCGCGGTGGAGTATCACCATCGATCACAAGAAGATCAGCGTGGCACAGCTGACGTCGATTCCGACGGGGGCCGGCCCCAGCAGGGTGAAGCTGGTCAACGTCATCCTCACCAACGACTCGCAGAGGGGACGGGTGCAGGCCAAGGTGGTCCTGTGCAAGCTCGATGAGGCTGGCATGAGGTACGAGGGGACCGCCGAGGGCTCCAGCAACAGATACCAGTCGTTCAAAGTGGCCTGCCAGGCGGCCGTAAGCGCGATTAACCAGGTGATCAACCCCCAGAACGTTTTTCTCCTCGAGGATGTGGGTACGATGTTCCTGTCCAAGCAGGAGATCGCGGTCGTGGCGGTGTCGCTGGTCACGGCGAGGGGTAATGAGGAGCTCCTGGTCGGGGCAGCGCCCATCAAGGGAGACGCGTTCGAGGCAGCCGTTAAGGCGACTCTTGACGCTTGCAACAGGCGGCTGGGTAACCTTCCGCCCAAGATAAACTCCGAGGAGAACGCGCAACCCGCTACTTGAGGGTCGGGACGAGGCTAACGGCGATTGGGAGGGGAGGCACGGCCTCCCCCCTTCGATTATACGCCCCTGATTGAGGAAGGACGTGGACCGGGGGATGTGCGGGCGGACGGACTCACTGGAGGAGAAGCTCATAGAACGAAAGACCGTGCACAACGGCAAGATCCTCACGCTCAACGTGGACCGCGTGGCGCTGCCGGGCGGGGGCGTGGCCACCAGGGAGGTCGTGCTCCACCCCGGGGCGGCCGCTGTCGTCGCCCTCGACGATGCCGGAAACGTACTCCTTGTGGAGCAGTACCGCTATCCGGCCGGAGCCACGCTCCTGGAGATCCCCGCGGGCAAGCTGGACCCGGGTGAGGACCCGCTCGGATGCGCCAGGAGAGAGCTCGGCGAGGAGGCCGGGGTCACTGCGCGGGACTGGGAAAGACTCGGCTCTTTCTTCACGAGCCCCGGCTTCTCGAGCGAGGTTATTCACGTGTTCCTGGCGTCCGGGCTGGAGCCCGTTCGCCCGGGCGAGGCTCTCCCCGACGATGACGAGCTGCTGAGAGTGGAGCACGTTCCGCTGGCGGATGCTCGGGACCTCATCTCGAACGGGCGTATTCGCGACGCAAAGACGGTCGCCGGCCTTCTCCTCGCCATGGACAGGGGGGCCTTCGAAGCGCCCCGCGCGGCCGGAAGGGGCGGCCGGTGAACGAATACTTTGCCGACCTTCACATACACCTCGGCAGGGACGGGCG encodes:
- a CDS encoding 4Fe-4S binding protein, which encodes MKRVVFNEERCKACELCVAVCPRKIINLSERINRMGFRSAEVREQDKCTSCTLCARMCPHIAIEVYREGGAAVG
- a CDS encoding 3-methyl-2-oxobutanoate dehydrogenase subunit VorB, which translates into the protein MKGNEAVGEAAVRAGCRYFFGYPITPQNEIPEYMSRRLPAVGGVFLQAESEVAAINMVYGAAGAGARVMTSSSGPGISLKSEGISYIAAAELPCVIVNMVRGGPGLGSIQPAQSDYFQATKGGGHGDYRLVVLAPASVQEMVDLVMDAFDVADEYRNPVMIMGDGILGQMMEPVEFKERPFSAPREKPWATTGANGRAANLINSLYIDPEVLEKHNLHLAEKYRTISGKEVRYEVVDPGDSEYFLVAYGTTSRICRSVMQKARETGIRAGLIRPITLWPFPYKALEEATRRAKGFLTVEMSCGQMVEDVRLAVCGRAPVRFYGRTGGMIPQPQAILEQLVSLVEGGV
- a CDS encoding 2-oxoglutarate oxidoreductase, whose amino-acid sequence is MKDVVMHYCPGCTHGIAHRLVGEVIDELGIAAKTIGISPVGCAVFAYNYFNVDFQQAAHGRAPAVATGIKRVLPDRVVFSYQGDGDLASIGTAEIVHAAARGEKITVVFINNAVYGMTSGQMAPTTLLGQVTTTTPGGRDPSRAGYPIRIAEMLATLDGAAYIARVSLHNPANVARARRAILKAFKVQMLDLGFSLVEVLSICPTNWGLAPQASLKWVEEMMIPTFTLGELKSPAEVG
- a CDS encoding 2-oxoacid:ferredoxin oxidoreductase subunit gamma, encoding MVHEIVIAGFGGQGVMSMGTLLAYAGMLQGKKVSWIPSYGPEMRGGTANCSVVVSDEEIVSPVVSEPTAGIMMNLPSLDKFETAIRTGGLLIVNSSMVNRRPARTDLKVLEIPANDIAFELGNDKVANMVVLGAFLEMTNAVRPDLVVESLKKALPPHRHSLIPVNQQALERGRDFVRAQAAGGAA
- a CDS encoding NUDIX hydrolase, whose translation is MCGRTDSLEEKLIERKTVHNGKILTLNVDRVALPGGGVATREVVLHPGAAAVVALDDAGNVLLVEQYRYPAGATLLEIPAGKLDPGEDPLGCARRELGEEAGVTARDWERLGSFFTSPGFSSEVIHVFLASGLEPVRPGEALPDDDELLRVEHVPLADARDLISNGRIRDAKTVAGLLLAMDRGAFEAPRAAGRGGR